The Lolium rigidum isolate FL_2022 chromosome 2, APGP_CSIRO_Lrig_0.1, whole genome shotgun sequence genomic interval ATCAAGAGATAAGAGAGATTACCAGTCTcccttgcccttgttggttcACCCATTCTAGAAGCAACATGCAAATATGTATGTGAACGAGGAGAAAGAGTGAGCAAAAGGGACAATGCTTTGGGAGAGGTGTAAAAAAAAATTGAGGAGAGTAATTATATATCTTCCTTGGGAATAGGAGACCTTCCGGAAGACATATATGTTTGCGCACAGAGCTAGGCtacacatatgctttatcttcTATCGGTTATGATCGACTGTGGGTGGGTTAGTCAGCACCTTACATATATGTTTCAGTTCCCTCGTGCTGCTGATGGAGGTGAGGGAGTGGGGGCAATGGGTGAAATGGTGACTACCGTGACGAGTTTACGCAGGTGGTTTCGCAACCATGCGAAGGTCAGCAACAGAGTATTAAAATGTGACATTACAAGCCATAAACCCCCCACCCCATCTCTTAGTGTGTTGTTGTCGTTTGAGTGATCAACACAAACCACTTCATTATGCCATCGAAGCATACATCGACAAAAGCCAGTCCACGACATTGACACACGACCGTTGAAGACAATGTCAAAAGCACGAAACCAGCAGTGTTTCCCGATTTCAGAGTTCATAGGATCGTGAAAAATATGTTATATGGGAGCACAAGGGGAGAAAATATTTTGGAAACATATAATGTTCGAGGCCACCGAAATTCCCAACTTTCCCCGATATTTCGGAACATTCAcgttcaaattttgtcaaatttaaataaaattcgaagaaatttgaattcaatatgaaTTTGAATGGAATATAGTCCGAAAGTCCGTGAAATTATATTTAGGTACCCAGCAAAATCACCAAAATGTGGACGAAATTTCGCTAAAATTGTGAACCTGAATACAACAAATAAGCAGTGTGGGAGAAAGCGATGCAATCGTGTTGATAATTTAGAGTAAACATACACCAAATTCCTCCTTAATTATTAAGGTAGATAATAGTAGTAACTCCTCGATCATCTTCCTCCTTTGGATAGGTCGAACGACGACAACAAATCGGGGTTGATAAGGGTAATAGATTAGCGGGAACAAAGGAGGCGGAGCGCATGCACGCTCatggatggatcgggatgcagttcAGAGTCTTCAGACGCGGAGGTTGAGCTGcggcttgccggcggcggcgcggcgctggGGACTATCCATGACGGTCTCAAAGGCGCCGACGAGTGCCTGCACCCTGTTCCCCTTCCTCAGCTCCAGCAGCTtggtcctcgcctcctcgatcgcCTCGTTGCTGCGCGCCGACTCCCGCCTCTCCGTCGAGGTCGTCCTCACCCGCCTCCCCTGGAACCTCTTCACCACCTCCGCCTTGATCCCCTCCTCgcgcttctccttctccttcaccgcctccttcgccgccgCGATCTCGTCGGCGACGTCATCCTCCAGCGCAGGAGGAGCCGATTCCTTCTTCGGCTCCGCTTCCTCCTTGGCGGCAGAGGTCTCCTCCTGCGTGTTGTCGCGTCCCTCGTCCTTCTGCTCCGTGGCAACGGGCGCCGGCGACGGGTTCGCCTCGTGTATGATCTTCTCCGGGACGACCTCCTCCTCTTGCTGCTTTGCGACGTCGCCGTCGGCGGTGATCTGATCGTCCAACGAAAAGACGCTGTCGGCGTCGGAGCCCTTGCTGACGACGGACCTTGGGCTGTCGACATCGCTGCCatccacggccgccgccgccatcgcgttcTTCTTGCGGCGGGACCTGCCGGATCCGCGGAAGGCGCGGGAGGCGCGCTGCATGAGCTTCCTCGGGGAAAACATCGACGAGTAGTACGACGACGAGGACGCCGACGACGGCTGCTTGGTTTTGCCTCTGGGGGTGGCCGGCggggtgtcggtggaggtggcCGCGATGCAGTTGATGGACGGCGCCTTGCGCGGGTACCCAGGCGCCAAGGAGGTCGAggtggaggcgcgcggcggctgctTCTGAGAGGAGGCGTTGTTGCCGCTGAGCGGCGACGGGGAGGGCGCCTGCTTCGCGCTCGCGCTGCGCCGGAGCCCCAGCGCGCCGCCGTCTGCCGGTGAGTCCATGCGCTGTTTCCGCATCGATCGATCGGAAGACACGATGGTGTTAGTTAGGGCAAATAGATGGCAAACCCTAGGAATTAAGGCTTCCAATAAATATATATCTAATTAATGTGATTTCTACTTGACGTGAAACATGGCCAGGGAGTCTTGCAGGATAAACCCACGCGGTTTGCCAAGGAATATCCATCTCTTAAAAATGCTGGTTTGCATCTATCTAAAAAAAAAGATGTTGCTTTGCGCCGTGTATTTGGACTTGCATTGTATGCAGGTGCTATCAAACTAAATATTGAAAACAAAAGGCTTTTCtggaaaaatgaaaaggtaatgtgTAGATTAGAAGCTGTGACATCTCGATTCATGTATTAAACTGAGGAATATCCAAGTGTAAGTAGGTTTACCTTAAGACTATTCGCCTTCATTTCGTCGTCGAGATAGGGAGGCGGAATTGGATGTTATAAGTGTCGCACCGCGCCAAGAGAaagggaggaggcgaagcgccccATATGTAGGCCCAAATGGCCTGAGGAGATGATAATAGAGGAGTTGGCTTGCTAAGAGAGGTGGGATGAGGTAGATAAACACTCAAGGATCTATTGGTGGAAAGAAAGCCGGACAAATCGAGGAGAAGTTCATGGGTGGCCTCTAGTGCTCATGGTAAGAATTGCATGGCCAGTAGTTTTTTAGGTTCCTCCCTCCTATATATGGCCTTGTGAAACTGTGGTTCCAAATAATCACATATTTTCTATTTTCCTTACTAAATTGAAGTTTATCAACGTGTCATGGGTGAGTTGTATTTCAGGTTAATATGTTTTACCACCATAATAGTACACCGATGATTTTGGAGACAGTGTGAGTGTTATTCATGATCATAACGAATAGTCACGTGCAACTAAGATTCTTTTTGGAACGCATGAATTTCACAAGTACTTCCTCCCCAAAATAAGATGTTTATAATTTTTGGTTGAAGTTAAACATTTCAAAGTTTGATCGACTATATAGAGAAAAGTAACAACATTTATAATTTGAAATTAATATTCTAAGAATCATcaagaaatatatttttatatcatgtgcatttggtattgtagatgttgatacttTTTTCTATAATAATTGATCAAACTTcaaaaagtttgactttgatcaaAAAAATTATAGGCATCCTGTTTTAGAAAGGATGGAGTATTGTACGTGGATAATTGTGGCCGGAAATTAACACCTCGTTTCTCTCCCGATAATTGAATTTTATTCATTCAATTAGATTTGAAATCCAACTCCGATAAGATTTGGTTTTTGTTGTAAGATACTCCACTCCACTTCAGATAAAATGTTTGAATGTCCTATTGGAAGGTAAGTTATTCATTGTAAAATCCCATATTTTGGAAATCAAATTTCATTATCCAAAAAATGGAATCTTGTGTTCACACACAACTTTTTGCTCAAAATCCACCGAAAATTTGGCAACCGTTGTCCGCTTGTGGATGAAAGCTTATATTGGTAGAGGACAGGGACGGAGACagggggggcgagcaggggctacGCCCCCCTATGATCCTGATTTTGTTAAGATATATAGCCATGCTCGATGCTTGTCCACGGTGTTTTAGCTTGCTTTGCCCCCCTTAATCAGATCACATCACTAATATTGCCCTCCTTGAGGTcaattcctggctccgtccctggtaGAGGAACAAGTATAAATATGTCGTGCGCACTCTTCCGTAAATATTTAAGTCATTTATCTCTCAATGTTTCATGAAATTTGATGGGCATTGTTCCTGCCGAGTGTCGAGGGACAACTTTCAGACTGTCGGTGGTGCATTCATGTATGTATGTCACACGTCCGTGTATATGTCACTTTTTCGATAAACTTCGATATTAAAACATGTGACCTTGTATTTGCGCCATAAATCTTTCTTGAAACCATTGGATTTTTTAAAAAGATGACTTGATACATGGAGGAGCAGCATTGTGCATTTTCTGCGAATCCAGGTGTGGTGTGATTATTTGGTGATAGAAAATAACTGATTTAGTtccacgcaaaaaaaaaaactggtttAGTCATATTCCAACTCCCTGGAATTGGATTTGGAATGTATAATTCCGATTCTTGTGGCAGCCAAACACTCTATAATTCAATTCCAATTCCAAAATTGTAGGCCCAACTCCTAGGTGCCAAATGAGGtgtaaagagaaaaaaaaatggcAATTCATTTTTCAActgcaaattttaaatttttttgtcCCCACAAATACTTTTTTTTTAGGAAACGACATAAAGCGTGTCTTGAATTTGTTCGGTGGCAAAGCACACGCGTAAGtccctttcttctccgccaagccCACGAAGACACGTCATGACGCGCCCTCCACGCGGCGACGGACGGCCACGATGCGGCGGTGGAAAGCCACGGGCATCCGTCCAACAAAACCTACGTCTACGTGCGCTGTGAAGTCAGTCAGTGGGAACGGAAGCTGGAAACTGCAGTTGCCAGTTGTGACAGC includes:
- the LOC124685811 gene encoding uncharacterized protein LOC124685811, whose amino-acid sequence is MDSPADGGALGLRRSASAKQAPSPSPLSGNNASSQKQPPRASTSTSLAPGYPRKAPSINCIAATSTDTPPATPRGKTKQPSSASSSSYYSSMFSPRKLMQRASRAFRGSGRSRRKKNAMAAAAVDGSDVDSPRSVVSKGSDADSVFSLDDQITADGDVAKQQEEEVVPEKIIHEANPSPAPVATEQKDEGRDNTQEETSAAKEEAEPKKESAPPALEDDVADEIAAAKEAVKEKEKREEGIKAEVVKRFQGRRVRTTSTERRESARSNEAIEEARTKLLELRKGNRVQALVGAFETVMDSPQRRAAAGKPQLNLRV